Genomic segment of Acidimicrobiia bacterium:
ACGATGGGCCCCCGTTCGCGTCCGATCCTCGACGCGATGAGCCTGGGATTGCGGGGATCCTCGCGGTATTCGGGGGCGTTGATCGCTTGCACATAGGTGACCGAGAGGGCAAGGACGGCGAACATGGCGAGCAGGGCGTATGCGGCGCGTCGCAGGGCCGTGTTCACAGTCGTTCCTCGTCCGAGATCCGCAACAGAAGCGCCACAATCACGATGTTCGCAAGGAGGGCGGAACCGCCGTAGGACATGAACGGCAGCGTGATTCCCGTGACGGGCATGAGGCGCAGAACCCCGCTGAGGATGATGATCGCCTGGAGCGCCACAACGATGGTGAGTCCCCCCGCGAGGTACTTCCGGAACAGGTCGCGGGACCGGATCGCGATCCCGAAGCTGGCAGCGACGAGAAGGACGAGACCCCCGAGCACCGCAATGGATCCGGCGAGACCCATTTCTTCGGCGATGGCAGCGAAGATGAAGTCGGTTTCCGCGGCCGGGATCAGATCAGGACGCCCGAGCCCGATCCCCGCCCCCGTCAGCGAGCCGGAGCCCATGGCGAAAAGGGCCTGAACCGACTGGTACCCGGCGTCTGAGAAATGGGCGAACGGGTCGAGCCATGCATCGACCCTTCTTTGGACATGGTCGAACATCGAGTACGCAAGCGCACCCGCCGTCACCGTGGCCACAACCCCCGACAGCAGGTAGAACATGCGTCCCGTCGCAATGTACAGCATCGCGATGAAGAGCCCGAACAGCAGAAGTGACGCCCCGAGGTCCTTCTGGTAGATGAGAACGAGGAACGAGATCCCTGCCGCGACGAGCACAGGGCCGAGGTGGCGCGGTTCGGGGATCCGGAATCGCCAGATGGTCCGGTCGATCGTTGCGAGCGCCTCCGAGCGTTCCGCGAGGTACGAGGCGAGGAAGACCGTGATGAGGACTTTGCCGATCTCGCCGGGCTGGAAGCTGAGCACCCGATCGACTCCGGGGACATCGAGGCGCACCCAGAGTCTTGAACCGTTCACTGCCGCTCCGTGGATCGGCCAGCTGTCGGGGAGCAACGGGAGCATGAGGAATGCGACACCGACGCCCAGCAGCACATACCGGTAACGCCGGAGCACCCCGACGCCGGTGTTACGGAGGAGCCACAACAGGCCAGACCCCGCAGCGGCGGCGATCAGAAGCGACCATCGTTGAATGGCGGCGAGGTGGCCATCGAGTCGATAGATCTCGATGAATCCCACGGCGGTGAGGAGGGTGATCGTTGGGAGGAGGAGACTCGATGCCCCTGGCGCCCAGCGTCTCACCGCGAGGTGGAGCCCACCGAATGCGACGAGGAACACCACGAAGGTCACGACCACTTGGGCGTTGAGCCAGTTCTCCCGCGTGAACTCGACGATGCCAACGCCGACCGCGGCGAGGACCGCCCCGGCGACAATGAGGCCACCTTCTGCGGCGCGGGTCATTCCGTTGCGTCGATCACGACGACGGTCGTGTTGTCGACCCCGCCTGCTGCGTTGGCCCGTTCGATGAGTGTCCAGACGGTCGGCTCGACGCCTTCGTCCGATGCCAGGATGTCGTGGATCTCCGCGTCGGGCACCATGTCGGTCAGGCCGTCCGAGCACAACAGGATGCGGTCGCCCGGCTGGATCGTGAGGTCGGTCGTGTCAACGGCGATCGGCCCGAGCCCGAGAGCGCGGGTGACGAGGTGCCGGTGGGGATGATGGCGGGCTTCTTCCTTGGTGATCTTGCCGAGGGTCACGAGCTCACCGACGAGGGAGTGGTCGGTGGTGATCTGGGACAGTTCACCGTCGCGCAACAGGTAGGCCCGCGAATCGCCGACATGGGCGACGACGCCGGAACCGTCGGGGTCGAGCCGGAGCATTGTGAGCGTCGTGCCCATGCCCGAAAGGGAGTGGTCCTCCTCGGTTGCGAGGATCACCGCAGCGTTCCCGGCCTTGACCCGTTCGACCGGGTCGATCGAGTCCTCCGCCGGTTCCTTCGTGGCAGCTTCGACCGCGAGGCGTGACGCGACTTCGCCAGCCACGGCGCCTCCCATGCCGTCAGCGACCATGAACAGCTCGGGGCCTTCGCTGCTCCCGGCGACCGCGGGATACAGGGAGTCCTCGTTGTGTTCGCGCACCATGCCGGTGTCGGTCCCGGCGCCCCAGATGTACCTCATCGCACCTCGAGAATGGTCTTGCCGATCTGGACGGTATCGCCCCTGATGACGGTTGTAGGGCTTGCAACCCGCCTCCCGTTCACATAGGTGCCGTTGGTGGATCCGAGATCGTGGACGATGACCTTGTTGTCCTGCACTCCGAGTCGGGCGTGGAACTCCGATGCGTAGGGATCATCGATCGGAATGTCGGCTTCTGCCGAGCGCCCGAAGACATGGCCCTTCGGCGTGAGACGAACTCGTTGGGTTGCGCCCGAACCGGTCAGCATCACGACCTCGGCAGCGAACCCGTTCGAACGCGTCCCGGGGTTTGATCCCACATGAGCCCTCACGGCGCGGGCGATCTGCCAGAGGAACAGGAACAGCATCGCGAGGAACAACAGCTTGATGATGTTGAAAAACAGTGCTGGCATGTCAGGCCACCAGCCGTGCCGTGAACGACAGGTCACCGAGGACGACATGGTCTCCGGGTCCGACCGTCAGAGGCTCCACGCCGACCCTGCGGGAGTTCACGAAGGTCCCGTTGGACGAGGCGAGGTCGATGATCCCCGCGCTCGCACCTTCTGTGAAGACGATGGCGTGGCGTCGTGAGATCTGTTCGTTCGAGAGCCTGATGTCGCAATCGAGGCCGCGTCCGATGAGGGTGCGGTTCATCGACACGGGAAGGACGGCGGACCCGTCGTCGGCGATCAGGTGCATCCACGGGTTGAGCGGTCCCGGAACGGGTTCCCCTGCACATGCGAGAACACCTTTTGGCACTGCTGGGTCCGTGCGGAGATGGATCGAAGGCGGTCCGACCATGCGCCAACCGTTCGACCTCGCCGTCTCCGTGACAACCCCTTCGAGTTCGGCAATGAGAGCTGCCCGATCGTGACCGCTGTCGATGTCGGAGGGGTTGAGGGACACGACGAGGTCGTTGGGGATTTGCGGCCCCGCCAACGACTCGGCGACGAGGAAGTCCAGCTGGCGGATGATCTTGTTGCCGATCACGACCGGGTGCATCCGTCCCCGGAACACGGACGCACTCGCACCGTCAACGAGGTTTTCGAGGCGCCGTTCAAGGCCGCGAGCGAGGTTCATGGCGTTGATTGTATGAACCGATCCGGATAGTTCCGAATACGGCTACAGCACGGAAGGGCCGAGGATCGGCACGGGCCGCTACGACAGCCTCGTGGTACCCTTCCCGTCCGAACGGGCGAGTGGCGGAATTGGCAGACGCGCAGGATTCAGGTTCCTGTGAGGTAACACTCGTGGGGGTTCAAGTCCCCCCTCGCCCACCAGGGCTTTCGGCTTCCAAGGGGATTCTGACCGGCGTCAGGGAACCCCCGATTGCAACCGTTTCAATCGCACGAGTGTGCGATCAGGCTCGCCTGGGACCCTCGAGGGTGAGGAAGGGCGCCGTTTCGTCATCGAGGAGCAGTTTCACGCGCCGGAGACAAGCTTGCGTTCGCGATCAGCAGCGAACGCCCGACATGCCCGGATGTCCTCCTGCTCGAGCTCGGGGAAGTCGCCGACTATCATGACGCAAGGGGCTGGGAGGTGGCGCATGCTCGTGACGGACCCTTCACAGGTCTACACGATGCCGCTCATCGTTGGTCCGGTGTTCGATCGGCAAGCACGGCCGGGCCGGGTCTACTGGAGGCTCGAGACGCTGGCGGCTTCGTTCCGTACTGACCGCGACGCAGTTCTGCCCCTGGTGCCCGACTGTTTCGAAGTCCCGCAAGATCCGATGATCACGATCAGCTTCGGTGACTACGACCAGGTCGACTTCATGGCGGGCGGAGGGTATCGGGTCGCCTACGCCGGCGTCTCTGCCCGATTCGAGGGCGAGGAAACCGTCGACGGCCTCCACATTCTCGTGATGTGGGAGAACGAGACCCTTCCGATCGTGACCGGCCGGGAGTTGATCGGGATTCCCAAGATGCACGCTGACATCTCCCCGATTCGCGGGGTGGTTGACGACACATTCCGGGCGACCGCTGCCGTCTGGGGCCACGAGGTGATGCGGATCGAGGCGACCACATTCCGCAAGCAGAATGTGGTTGTGAGGAGAACCGCTCAGAAGAGGGTCAACTCCGTACCGTGGCTTGGCTACAAGTACATCGCCTCGTTCGACGGCCCCCCTGACGCCGCCTATCCGACGATCGTGTGGAACGAGGCGGAGATCGACGAGCTGTGGTTCGCCGAGCACGCCGAGGTTGGTTTCGGTCACGCAGACGAGGCTGATCTCGGCCAGCTGGCTGGCATCCCGAGGGTTCTCAGCGGTATCCCCCTTGGGGAGCTGGTCTTCGCCAGTCGCGCCCGAGGGTCGGCCGTCCTTGCTCTGAATCGATCGCATCGGCTTGAGTAGGTCGGGTCCGGCAGCCGATCATGGCCGTTGCGGGCGGCCGTCTGGGATTACTCGCCGGAGCGGTGTGGGTCGGTCCACGGGACTTATCGGGTATTGGCGGTTACCGTTCTGCGACGATGACCTACCGGGCCTACCGGCCAGACCGTCGCGCGCAACGGCGGCGCTGGTTGTTGATCATTGTCACCCTCGCTGCGGCCATTGCCGCTGTTGCGTATCTGGTAACGCGCCAGACGGAGCAGCGTGGCGCCGTTGAGTTCTTCGCGGTTGCCGATCAAGCGGCCGACCTTCACGCCACAGCAGCCAACGAGCTCGAATCGGCCTTCAAATCGATCGGGGCGACATCGCGCCAGGATCTGTTGAACCGCCTGGAACGGATCGTCTCCACAGCGGTCTCGGCGGATGCGCTTCTCGATGTCGAGGTTTCGCAACGAATCGCTCAGGCGTACGGGTCGCTTTCAACGGCGTCGGTGTCGTGGGTGACCGGTGTCACCGAGGTGCAGCGGGTGCTGGTCGGTCTGATGAACGGTGATCCGGCCGCGGCCGCCACCACTGCGTTGGGGGCGGCACTCGACGAACTGCGGGCCGGTGATGCCGCCTATTCCCTCTTCCTGCGGTCTCTGGATGAACCGGTGGACGATGTTGATACATCCGGGTTTGGCCCGATCTCCTACATCAAAGCCGAACCCGCCGATCCCATGCTCTACAGTCCAGTGGAGCTGATCCTGTCCGTATCGTCTTCCTACGAGCTTGCTCCACACCACAATGTTGGGGTGACCGGCCAACTCGATCCTGAACCGGTGGGTGCCCAAGGTGGTGTTCCCGTTGTCCCGTTCTCAGAAACGCTCGGGGTCACGGCCATCGTCACCAACTCGGGAAACGAAGACGAAGCTGATGTGTTGGTGACGCTCGAGATCGTCAACGCCGACAGCGGCGCGTCCGAAACGGCGACCCGAACAATCGACACGATCCAAGGCGGGGCCTCCGCGTCGGTTGTCTTCAGCGACCTCCAAGTCGAATCCGACAGCTTGTATCAGATCAAGATCACGGCAACAATCGACGGAGACAGTCGTCCCGAGGACGATACCTGGGACATACGGTTCATCCGGAGCGGACAAGCATGAACGATGCGGCCCTCGTGATCGCTGTGATCGCGATCGTCGGTGCACTCCTCGCCGTTGTGCAGGTTCAGGGGATGCGGCGACGCATCGACTCGGTTCCGACCGATGGTGACTTCGTTGGGATGCTTCAGCGTGTCTCGTCGACGACGGAAGCGAACCAGTCGCGTGTCGCTGACCTCATCGAGCGGGTCGGTGCCCTCGAAGGCAGGCTCCCATACGCCATCAGCTATATCGGTGTCGTGGCGTACGACGCCTTCGGGAACATCGCCGGGAACCAGTCGCGGTCGATCGCACTGTTGAACCAGCGAGGGGATGGCCTCATGATCACGCTGCTCGTTGCCCGCGACGAGACGGTGTTCTTCACCAAGCAGGTGACCGGCGGGCGGGGGGCGCAGGAGCTCTCGCCCGAGGAGGCCGCAGCCGTGGATCGGGCTCTCGGTCGGTAACCTGCACATCCATGATCGATGTTGCGCTCCTCCGTTCTGACCGCGAGTCACTGATCGCTTCCCTCGACCGTCGAGGATGCGAATTCGACCTTGTGGCCCTTTCAGATCTCGACGAGCGCAGACGCGTCGTGCGAGCGCGCGCCGAGGAGCTCCGTGCGCAACAGAAGGCTGCCGGTAAGGAGATAGCGACGCTCGAAGGGGAGGCGAAGTCTGAAGCGGTCGGTGCGGTGTCTGGACTTGCGGAGCAGTACAAGGGCCTCATCGAGGAAGCGGACACGCTCGACGCGGAGTTCGACGCCATCTGGGTACAGCTGCCGAACATGACCGATCCGTCGGCTGCCGACGGCCTTGACGAAGACGACGCCGTCGAGATCAAGCGGGTCGGCACGCCCCCGACCTTCGGGTTCGAACCGATGGACCATGTCGAGCTGGGTGCCCGGTTGGGTGTTCTCGATGTCGAGCGTGCCGCGAAGGTGTCGGGGTCGCGATTCGGTTTCGTGCTCGGCGGTCTGGCGATGATCGAGTTTGCGCTGGTGCGTTACGCCATGGATGCGCTCATCCCGCACGGGTTCACCCCCGTGGTCCCGCCGGTCCTTGTTCGTGAGAGCGCCCTGTACGGCACAGGCTTTTTCCCCGGTGACGCAGAGCAGGTGTACGCGATTCCCGGTGACGACCTGTTCCTGGTCGGCACCTCCGAAGTGCCGATCGCGGCGTTCCACCAGGATGAGATCTTCGATGCCGACCAGCTCCCGCTGCGCTACGCCGGCTATTCGACCTGTTTCCGGCGCGAGGCAGGGACCTACGGCAAGGACACGCGGGGAATCTTCCGCGTCCATCAGTTCGACAAGGTCGAGATGTTCTCGTTCGTGCATCCCGACCAGAGTGCTTCTGAACACGAGTTTCTCCTCGAGCGCGAAGAGGAGCTGCTCAGCGGTCTCGAACTCCCGTATCGGGTCGTCAATGTGGCGGCGGGGGATCTGGGTTCCTCTGCGGCCAAGAAGTACGACATCGAGGCCTGGTTCCCGTCACAGGACCGGTATCGCGAGGTGACCTCCACCTCCAACACGACCGATTATCAGAGCCGCCGACTCAAGATCAGGTTTCGTGCCGAGTCGGGGAACGAGTTCGTGCACACGCTCAACGGCACCGCGATCGCTGTCGGCAGGACCCTGATTGCGCTCATGGAGAACCATCAGCAACCCGATGGCTCGATCCGCATTCCGACTGCGCTGGTCGCCTATACCGGCTTCGACCGCCTCGCCGGGCCGTAGTCGTGCCCTGATGAGCAACGGAACCGTCTTCGGCGGCATCGCCGATCGCTACGACCGGCTGAATGCGGTCCTGTCGCTCGGCCGGGACCAGATGTGGCGTCGTGCGGTGGCGGCAAGGCTTCCCCGTGGCCGCGTCCTCGACCTCGGTGCCGGCACCGGAGCGGCCAACGAGGTGCTTGCTCCGAGAGAGACGGTGGCGCTCGATCCCGCACCGGAGATGTTGCGCCTCAACGAGGCGCATGATCGTATCCTCGCTGTGGGGGAGCACCTTCCGTTTCGGGATGAGACCTTCGATGCGGTGTTCTCCGCATATGTGTTTCGCAACCTCGATTCTGTCGATGCGACGATGCGCGAGATCGCGAGGGTTCTGCGCCCTCGCGGGATGGCAGGGATCGTCGATCTCGGCCGGCCCGTCGGCAGGGCCGCTGCCCGCGTGCATCGCGTCGGGACGGCCGTGGTGCTTCCCTTGGCGGGAATGACGATCGGCGCGCGTGACGAGTACCGGTATCTGCATGAGAGCCTCGACAAGCACCCGGCACCTGAAGTTCTGCTCGCCGACAGTCCGCTCGAGTTGGTGCACACATGGCGGATGGGGCCGCTCGGATTCGTGTGGGGTGCGATCCTGTGCAAGCAGGCGGTGTGAATAGCCAGCGGTTGGGGACCGTGCACCCCGCCCTCGAGTGTTCAGCCGGTGGCGCGTTCTGGTTGATCGACTCGTCCGAAGCCACCCCGACGCACCCAGAGCACATCGCTTAGGGCTGCTTCCTTCCGGACCTGACCCGGTTCACGACGCTCCGCCGCACCGGGACCCCGTTGTCAACATCAATCGAACCAGTGCTTGACCCACTGACCTTGCACTCTCAGGCGGGGAGTTCAGCTCCGCATGAAGAGGGTTTCGGATGCAGGGCACCCCTAGCGCCCCACCTAGCACGGTTGCCGCGATGGTATCAGGGGTGTCGGGTTGACGGCTCGCGGCAGGCGCCGTTCCCACCATCGCCGCGACGGAGCCGGTCGGTACCATGATCGACGATTCGGTATCGGAGGAATCTCGCGTTGCGGAGGGAGAGGGATTTGAACCCTAAAGTCTCGACCCGACGAGCGCGTGAGCTCGCGAATACGCGAACAATGAGTCGTGGAACGGCAAGCGACAGCGCAGCTCGTCACCCACGTTCACAATGGGCGATTCTCGAGGGGAGCCTCGCGTGGGCAGTGTCCCGTTGAGTGGTGTAAATGAGGTTGTGCCTCTCAGCGGTTGTTTGTCATGTTAGGCGGCGGGTAGTTCTGGTGTGTAGGGCGCGTTGACCTCCTGTGGTGGTTGTCCGACGGCCCAGGATCCTTCTGAGAGGTAGCGGCGTTCGGTGTCGCCATTCGTCGTGGGTTTCGTTTCAGCACGGCACCGACGAGGCGATCACGGATTCGTCGTTGGGGAAGATTCCTACGACTTGGAACGACGTTTGATCTCTTGCTGACCCGCTCGAGTGGGTTTGTTATGGCATCTTGACCAGTGTGGTTGCGGGAACTCTGCATACGCTAGACATCGTGTTCCGCATCGGTGAGGAAGCCCGGCAGCCACATATCGGGTTTCGAGCATCGAGGCGACCTGCCGAGTTGGGTACGAGCGATTCGGGTCTGGTTGTACGAAGATGGTCCGCACGTTGCTCCGATCATCTGTTTGTCCTGGGGATGTGAGCTATCAGGCAGGCACAGATGCCTTTGCATCGTTGCCACGCTGCGCCTGGAACACTCGCCCGATGGCGTTTTTGAGTCCGGGTGGGCGTCTTGAATCACGAGTTGACACCGCCAAGACCCCTGTCTTTTAACGATCGCAGGAACTGGGTCCAAAACACCTCGTCTTCTGAATCGCCAACATCGAGCCCAACACTTCCTGTTTCCGTCCGAAGCGACACTGGCTGCGATCACTACAGCCCTTGACACGACGTGGTGATCGACGCAGGCTTGACATAGTACGAGATATACGTATGGGAATCCCAGGTGATCCAGTGACCGGGTACGGAACACGGCAATGCGTTGGTCGATCTCGCCCAGATACGACGACAGTGGATTTCGACACCCCGGTGTCACACCGGAGCGCTGACGAGATCAATCTCTCGTCGAGGTGCCCGTGACATACGCTGTCATAATCACCGCACAGGGCCTTGTCGACCCGGCGGCGGGTTCAAGAAGCGACGGAAGAACGACCCGCCTGCAGCTTCGATCCGCAAACCCGACATCGCCTGCCTGAGTCGACAAGGCACGCTCACGGGTCCCGTTGCGATAATTCGAACAGACTCGTGTTCGCGCCGGCACCGATCTGGCAGTCACCTCGGCTCGATCAGGTCCTGGAGCGTTGTTCTAAAAGGCCCGAACAGCTCTTTGGTGCCGTCATCACCGAAACGTGCAAGCACATCAGCAAACGTTGAGGCATCATCATGGCGGGTCATCGTGTATCTCCTTACGAGCTCGTGGATGAACTCGCTGAGAGTCACACGGTGACCCCTTCAAGAAAAGGACCTACCCAATTTCCACCACTTCACGGGACACATACCAGAATCCCGATGGTGATGAGTCGTGCACTACGAATCAGCATCGCAGTGGGTCACTCACATTCACAGTCGGTGATTCTCGAGGGGAGCCTCGCGTGGGCGGAGGGAGAGGGATTTGAACCCTAAAGTCGCAACCATCCTCCACCTGACAGTCACGAGCGGGGCGTCCGATGAGTCGTACAACCCGAATCGACATCGCAGCCCGTCACCCACGTTCACAAAGGGCGATTCTCAATTTGGGGCCCCACGTGGCGGAGGGAGAGGGATTTGAACCCTAAAGTCTCGACCATCCTCCACGCTGAAGACCAACCGCTCGAGGCGTGGCGAACGGTGGTACCGGGTGCTCAGGTTGGCAGTCGGTGATTCTCAGATGGGGCCCCGCGTTGGCGGAGGGAGAGGGATTTGAACCCTCGATGCGTTTCCGCATACACGCTTTCCAGGCGTGCGACAGCAGACTATACGCCCTCAGATGGGAGAAAGTGGAAGACCAGGTAGCGGCCTACGACGAGGCGATGCGGGTCGCGCTCGGTGAGGCACGAAGAGCCCCCGAACATGGGGACATTCCGATCGGTGCGGTGTTGGTCGACGGTGCCGGAGGCATCGTTGCCGCCGACCGGAACCGTCGGGAACAGCTCGGGGACGCTACTGCTCACGCCGAGATGCTCGTGCTTTCGGCTCGGTCTCGTGAGCTCGGGGATTGGCGCCTCATCAACCACACCCTCGTCGTGACGGTTGAACCCTGCGCGATGTGCGCGATGGCGGCGGTGTGGGCACGGGTGGACAGGATCGTGTACGGAGCCGCCGACCTCAAGGCTGGTGCGGTGTGGTCGCTGTACAACATCCCCCAGGACGAGCGCCTGAACCACCAGATCGAGGTAACGGCCGGAGTCCGGGAAGCCGAATGCCGCGCGCTCATCGCCGACTTCTTCGAGGCAAAGCGTTCCGGCCGGTAGGTTCACGCGTACCCAGGGTTCCCGTTCAACTAAAAGGTACGCGCACGCCCACAGAACGGGGCTGCTCTGGACGATCGTACCCCGGTACACTCGCTCACTCTGGAGGGGTGACAGAGCGGACGAATGTGACGGTCTCGAAAACCGTTGGGCCTTCCGGGGTCCCGAGGGTTCAAATCCCTCCCCCTCCGCCACGCGAGGCTCTCCTCAAGAATCACCCATTGTCAATGTGGGTGACGAGCTGCGATGTCGCATCTGCATTGCACGACTATCCAGCGGCTCCAGTTCTGACTGTCTGGCGGAGGATGGTTGCGACTTTTGGGGTCTTCAAATCCCCTCCCCCTCCGCCACACGAGGCCTCCTCAAGAATCACCCATTGTCACCGGGTGATTTGAGCTGATGCTTTCTGATTCGTACAGACTGACCCATCGAAGGCCTGCTCAGACTGTCTGGCGAGATGGTTGCACTTTGGGGTTCAAATCCCTCCCTCCGCCACGAGGCCTCCTCAAAATCACCCATAATCAATGTGGGTGACGAGCTGCGTGCTGATTCGTATTGCACGACTCATCGAAGGCTCCGTTCGTGACTGTCTGGCGGAGGATGGTTGCGACTTTGGGGTTCAAATCCCTCCCCCTCCGCCACACGAGGCTCTCCTCAAGAATCACCCATAATCAATGTGGGTGACGAGCTGCGCTGCCGATTCGTATTGCACGACTCATCGAAGGCTCCGTTCGTGACTGTCTGGCGGAGGATGGTTGCGACTTTGGGGTTCAAATCCCTCCCCCTCCGCCACACGGACTCACCACTGGCATTCCCGACTCCTATATAGTGGAAACCCAAGAGGTTTGGTGCGAGGCACCAAGAAGACGAAGGGAAATCCATGCCGCTGTTCAACCTGTTCTGGACCATGCTCTGGTTCTTCATGTTTGTCATCTGGATCTGGCTGCTGATCACGATCTTCAGCGACATCTTCCGCAACAAGGAGATGAGCGGCTGGGTCAAGGCGCTCTGGGTCCTCTTCGTGATCATCCTGCCGCTGCTGGGAACGCTCATCTACATCATCGTCAATGGCAACTCGATGCATGAACGGGCAATGCAGCAGGCGGCTGACCAAGAGAAGGCGGCGCGTAAGTACATTCAAGAAGCTGCCGGAGGGGGAGGAACCGCCGACGAGCTCGCGAAGCTCGCCGATCTTCGCGACAAGGGTGTGATCTCGAGTGCCGAGTTTGATACCCAGAAGGCAAAGTTGCTCTCCTAGAGGGAGACTTGTTCGCAAAGGCAGGAGGAGCGCCGGCCGGCGCTCCTCTTCCGCGCCGCAGCCAACGCTGGGATTCGGCGCGCCGGAAGGAAATACTCGCTCGGCACACCCAAGTACCCTTGCGCATCTGGAGGGATGACTGAGCGGACGAAAGTACTGGTCTTGAAAACCAGCGAGGCGCAAGCTTCCGTGGGTTCGAATCCCACTCCCTCCGCGTTCACGCGTACCCAGGGTTCCCATTCAACGAAAAGGTACAAACTGGCCCACAGAACGAAGAAGAAGGGAGGTCCGAGATGGCTCGACCGTTGAGGGTCGGTGTGCAACTGCCGGAAGTCGAACGGTTTGTCCCATGGCCCGAGATGCGCGACATGGCCCGCGCTGCGGAAAGTGCCGGCTTCGACTCGATCTGGGTCGGCGACCACCTGCTCTACAAAGGAGCGGCTGGCCCCACTGGTCCCTGGGAGGCATGGTCCGTTCTGGCCGCTCTCGCCGCGTGCACCGAACGCATCAAGCTTGGGCCTCTCGTCGCGGCAACCTCGTTCCACAACCCGGCAATGATTGCGAAGAAGGCCGCGACGATCGACGAGATCTCCGATAGTCGATTCATCCTCGGTCTCGGTGCCGGATGGAACCAGATCGAGTACGACGCCTACGGTTTTCCTTTCGATCACCGGGCGAGCCGATTCGAGGAGGCGTTCACGATCATCCGAACCCTGCTCACAACCGGCGAGATCGACTTCCAAGGCAGGTACTACACAGCGCGAGACTGCATCCTTGCGCCCCCGGCTCGAGCCGAGGGGATTCCACTGATGATCGGATCGGAAGGACCACGCGTCCTGCGAGCGGCTCTTCCCCATGTCCGGTTGTGGAACGGGTGGCACGCCTGGTACGGCAACTCCGCTGACGGCGCGGCGCGGCTCATGGCCAAGGTGGACACAGCATGCGTCGAAGCTGGCGTACCGCCCGAATCCGTGGGGAGGACCGTGGCAGTCCTCGTCGGTGCTCCTGGCACCGGTGGCCGACCCATCGGCAGCCCGAACCGAGCGACCTCCGACCCGATCACGGGCTCCACGACACAGCTCGCGGATGTGCTGCGCGGATTCGCTGCAATCGGTATCGACGAGGTGCAG
This window contains:
- a CDS encoding SHOCT domain-containing protein — its product is MPLFNLFWTMLWFFMFVIWIWLLITIFSDIFRNKEMSGWVKALWVLFVIILPLLGTLIYIIVNGNSMHERAMQQAADQEKAARKYIQEAAGGGGTADELAKLADLRDKGVISSAEFDTQKAKLLS
- a CDS encoding LLM class flavin-dependent oxidoreductase yields the protein MARPLRVGVQLPEVERFVPWPEMRDMARAAESAGFDSIWVGDHLLYKGAAGPTGPWEAWSVLAALAACTERIKLGPLVAATSFHNPAMIAKKAATIDEISDSRFILGLGAGWNQIEYDAYGFPFDHRASRFEEAFTIIRTLLTTGEIDFQGRYYTARDCILAPPARAEGIPLMIGSEGPRVLRAALPHVRLWNGWHAWYGNSADGAARLMAKVDTACVEAGVPPESVGRTVAVLVGAPGTGGRPIGSPNRATSDPITGSTTQLADVLRGFAAIGIDEVQLVVDPITIQSIEWLGGVLAELDA